The proteins below are encoded in one region of Peribacillus muralis:
- the ftsZ gene encoding cell division protein FtsZ, with protein MLEFDSNLEQLATIKVIGVGGGGNNAVNRMIEHGVQGVEFISVNTDAQALNLSKAEIKMQIGGKLTRGLGAGANPEVGKKAAEESKEQIEEALKGADMVFVTAGMGGGTGTGAAPVIAGIAKDLGALTVGVVTRPFTFEGRKRATQAQGGISSMKESVDTLIVIPNDRLLEIVDKSTPMLEAFREADNVLRQGVQGISDLIAVPGLINLDFADVKTIMSNKGSALMGIGISSGENRAAEAAKKAISSPLLETSIDGAQGVLMNITGGTNLSLFEVQEAADIVATASDQDVNMIFGSVINENLKDEIVVTVIATGFNEVEASIRPTGRPTLGQQQSRPQTQQTPQTNVKREVKREEVNEQPARNANQGEEALDIPTFLRNRNRRR; from the coding sequence ATGTTGGAGTTTGATTCTAATTTAGAACAATTAGCAACGATTAAAGTAATAGGTGTTGGCGGCGGCGGAAACAATGCGGTAAACAGAATGATCGAGCATGGCGTACAAGGTGTTGAATTCATTTCTGTCAATACTGACGCACAAGCTCTTAATCTATCGAAAGCTGAAATTAAAATGCAAATCGGCGGTAAGCTCACGAGGGGATTGGGCGCTGGAGCCAATCCTGAAGTAGGGAAAAAGGCTGCTGAAGAAAGTAAAGAACAGATTGAAGAAGCACTCAAAGGTGCCGATATGGTTTTCGTAACCGCTGGAATGGGTGGCGGCACCGGAACGGGAGCTGCCCCTGTCATCGCTGGGATTGCTAAAGATCTAGGAGCGCTTACAGTTGGTGTAGTCACGCGGCCATTCACTTTTGAAGGCAGAAAACGGGCAACACAAGCACAGGGTGGCATTTCATCCATGAAGGAATCGGTTGATACACTTATCGTCATTCCAAACGACCGCCTTCTTGAAATCGTCGATAAAAGTACGCCGATGCTTGAAGCTTTCCGTGAGGCAGATAATGTACTTCGTCAAGGTGTACAAGGCATTTCAGATCTAATTGCGGTTCCAGGTCTAATTAACTTGGACTTTGCCGATGTTAAGACCATCATGTCCAATAAAGGATCTGCTCTTATGGGCATCGGGATTTCCTCAGGAGAGAACCGTGCGGCAGAAGCGGCGAAAAAAGCCATTTCCAGTCCGTTACTCGAAACATCGATTGATGGAGCCCAAGGTGTGCTGATGAATATCACTGGCGGAACGAACCTAAGCTTGTTTGAAGTTCAGGAAGCGGCTGATATCGTTGCCACTGCATCCGATCAGGATGTAAACATGATTTTTGGTTCGGTCATCAATGAAAACCTTAAAGATGAAATCGTTGTGACGGTTATTGCAACAGGCTTTAATGAAGTGGAAGCTTCCATACGCCCTACTGGACGTCCGACACTTGGACAGCAGCAATCAAGGCCGCAAACTCAACAAACGCCTCAGACTAATGTGAAGCGTGAAGTGAAGAGGGAAGAAGTCAATGAGCAGCCTGCCCGTAATGCGAATCAAGGGGAAGAAGCTTTGGATATTCCAACTTTTCTCCGCAACCGCAATAGACGCCGTTAA
- a CDS encoding DUF881 domain-containing protein, with protein sequence MHEQHVFKVVNELYISGAEAAAINGQSLNMIPI encoded by the coding sequence ATTCATGAACAGCATGTCTTCAAGGTTGTAAATGAATTATACATATCAGGTGCTGAGGCTGCTGCGATAAATGGCCAGAGTCTGAACATGATTCCTATATAA
- the sigE gene encoding RNA polymerase sporulation sigma factor SigE translates to MKKLILRLTYFWYKLLFKLGLKTDEIFYIGGSEALPPPLSKEEEAILINKLPNGDEAARSILIERNLRLVVYIARKFENTGINIEDLISIGTIGLIKAVNTFNPEKKIKLATYASRCIENEILMYLRRNNKIRSEVSFDEPLNIDWDGNELLLSDVLGTDDDIITKDLEANVDRKLLTKALTQLSEREKQIMELRFGLAGGEEKTQKDVADMLGISQSYISRLEKRIIKRLRKEFNKMV, encoded by the coding sequence TTGAAGAAACTCATTCTTCGGCTCACTTATTTTTGGTACAAACTATTGTTCAAGCTTGGATTGAAAACGGATGAAATATTTTACATTGGAGGGAGTGAGGCGCTGCCGCCGCCCCTTTCTAAGGAAGAAGAAGCAATACTGATCAATAAATTGCCGAATGGCGATGAAGCGGCACGATCGATATTGATCGAACGCAATTTACGATTGGTCGTCTATATTGCAAGGAAATTTGAAAACACGGGAATCAATATTGAAGACCTAATCAGCATAGGCACGATCGGCTTAATAAAGGCCGTGAATACGTTCAATCCAGAGAAGAAAATCAAATTGGCTACATATGCCTCTAGATGCATCGAAAATGAAATCTTGATGTATTTAAGAAGAAATAACAAAATCCGTTCCGAAGTTTCTTTTGATGAACCGCTGAATATCGATTGGGACGGAAATGAACTTTTATTATCGGATGTTCTTGGCACGGACGATGACATCATCACGAAAGATCTTGAAGCAAACGTGGACCGCAAGCTGCTGACAAAGGCTCTTACGCAGCTATCCGAACGCGAAAAACAGATAATGGAACTCAGGTTTGGACTCGCAGGCGGAGAAGAAAAAACACAAAAGGATGTTGCCGATATGCTTGGCATTTCCCAATCCTACATTTCTCGTTTGGAAAAACGGATCATTAAGAGGCTAAGAAAGGAATTTAATAAAATGGTGTAA
- the murB gene encoding UDP-N-acetylmuramate dehydrogenase: protein MDKVIKQLTEMKIGKVLEQEPLANHTTMKIGGPADLFIVPSSVENIEKTMQIIKEHAIPWRAIGRGSNLLVSDGGIEGAVLKLGRGLDHIEMNGTEIKAGAGVSLVSLSVQISKKGYAGLEFASGIPGSVGGAVYMNAGAHGSDMSEILKEAHVLFEDGSLAWLSKEEMEFSYRTSVLQKKRPGIVLEAVFQLTEGDKTEIVGRMQDNKNYRKDTQPYNLPCAGSIFRNPLPHHAGKLVENAGLKGHSIGGAQISPMHGNFIVNTGNGSAADVQALIQHVKDTVYDKFEIVMETEVEIIGRK, encoded by the coding sequence ATGGATAAAGTGATAAAGCAATTAACTGAAATGAAAATTGGCAAGGTTCTTGAACAGGAACCGCTTGCGAATCATACAACTATGAAAATAGGAGGGCCCGCTGATTTATTCATCGTGCCATCTTCCGTTGAAAATATAGAAAAAACGATGCAAATCATCAAAGAGCATGCCATACCGTGGCGGGCGATTGGCAGGGGCTCCAACCTTCTTGTGAGCGATGGGGGAATTGAAGGTGCCGTGCTTAAATTGGGCAGGGGCCTTGATCACATCGAGATGAATGGAACGGAGATTAAAGCTGGAGCAGGTGTTTCTCTTGTCAGCTTGTCCGTTCAAATCAGTAAAAAAGGCTATGCAGGATTGGAATTTGCCAGTGGAATCCCCGGCTCGGTCGGCGGAGCTGTCTATATGAACGCAGGTGCACATGGTTCCGATATGAGTGAAATCCTAAAGGAAGCGCATGTTCTGTTTGAGGATGGATCATTAGCATGGCTTTCGAAGGAGGAAATGGAGTTTTCTTATCGGACTTCCGTTCTTCAAAAGAAAAGACCCGGTATCGTATTGGAAGCCGTTTTTCAATTGACCGAGGGCGATAAAACCGAAATCGTTGGAAGAATGCAGGATAATAAAAATTACCGCAAAGATACTCAGCCATATAACCTTCCCTGTGCAGGCAGCATATTCAGGAATCCACTTCCACATCATGCAGGTAAATTGGTGGAAAATGCTGGTCTGAAAGGACATTCGATTGGCGGAGCGCAGATATCCCCAATGCATGGGAATTTTATCGTTAATACGGGTAACGGCAGTGCAGCAGACGTTCAAGCCTTAATACAGCATGTGAAAGATACGGTGTATGATAAATTTGAAATTGTAATGGAAACAGAAGTGGAAATAATCGGCCGTAAATAA
- the spoIIGA gene encoding sigma-E processing peptidase SpoIIGA, with the protein MTLYLDVIWLLNWLFDCLLLYWTAIILKRRVALWRVCIGGLVGSFIIVLAFTPFYAIADRVYMKIFVSLVMVLITFGFNRLKLFMKSVATLYFVTFLSGGILLGLHYLFEFQIVAKDPGQYAGINRYGDPVSWIFVMIGFPLAWQFSRRTLEGMEMTKLTHEQMVLVSVKISDFEGTFHGLVDTGNQLYDPISRSPVMIISLSGGETGIPSDMLELFKNPDNLIKQEEHPEYSWTGRMRVIPYKVVGHEHQLLTAIKPDSIKIVQGEKEYHVKQGLVSFTFSKLSPDNSYQSIVHPKMLTGIPVQNAS; encoded by the coding sequence TTGACCTTATATTTAGATGTGATCTGGTTGTTGAATTGGTTATTTGACTGCCTCCTTTTATATTGGACAGCAATCATTCTTAAGCGAAGAGTCGCATTATGGAGAGTATGCATCGGCGGTCTGGTGGGTTCTTTCATTATCGTATTGGCCTTCACTCCTTTTTATGCAATAGCGGACAGAGTGTACATGAAGATTTTTGTTTCCCTGGTCATGGTGCTGATCACCTTTGGATTTAATAGGTTAAAACTTTTCATGAAATCGGTGGCCACTTTATACTTTGTGACTTTTTTATCCGGGGGAATCCTCTTGGGCCTTCACTATTTATTCGAATTCCAAATCGTAGCCAAGGACCCTGGTCAATATGCAGGAATCAATCGCTATGGTGACCCTGTCAGCTGGATATTCGTAATGATTGGATTCCCGCTTGCTTGGCAATTTTCCAGACGTACACTTGAAGGGATGGAAATGACAAAGCTTACACATGAACAAATGGTTTTGGTTTCCGTTAAGATTTCTGACTTTGAAGGGACATTCCACGGACTGGTGGATACCGGGAATCAATTATATGATCCGATTTCACGTTCCCCGGTGATGATCATTTCTCTTTCAGGAGGGGAAACAGGGATTCCCAGCGATATGCTAGAGCTCTTTAAAAACCCTGATAACCTGATTAAGCAGGAAGAACATCCCGAGTACTCATGGACTGGACGAATGCGGGTCATCCCTTATAAGGTCGTCGGGCATGAACATCAACTTTTAACCGCTATCAAGCCAGATTCCATCAAAATCGTTCAAGGGGAAAAAGAATATCACGTTAAGCAAGGGCTCGTTTCATTCACCTTTTCGAAACTCTCTCCCGACAATAGCTATCAATCTATCGTTCACCCGAAAATGTTAACCGGCATCCCGGTGCAAAATGCCTCCTGA
- the murD gene encoding UDP-N-acetylmuramoyl-L-alanine--D-glutamate ligase: protein MKETARYSEKKILVLGLAKSGVMAASLLHKLGAFVTVNDMKPLSENPEAQGLLEQGIKVICGSHPIELLDEGFELIVKNPGIPYRNPIVKGALDKGIPVITEVELAYQISEAPFIGITGTNGKTTTTTLIFEMLKAGEKSPLIAGNIGTVASGVAEKATADDSIVIELSSFQLMGIEEFRPEIAILTNLYDAHLDYHSSRHEYAEAKAAITKNQLASDFLIYNAEQEAVRLMAARTEAQLVPFSTEGKHEKGAYVENGAVFFRGDRIIGIADIALPGKHNLENVLAAISAAKLKGVANEAIQTVLKTFYGVEHRLQFVASIENRKFYNDSKATNILAASKALTSFEEPVILLAGGLDRGNEFDELKPAMKNVKAVITFGETAEKIERISKEIGITNIKRVDNVEKAVPAAFELSNEGDCILLSPACASWDQYKTFEQRGDMFMEAVHKLN, encoded by the coding sequence TTGAAAGAGACTGCAAGGTATTCAGAGAAAAAAATATTGGTATTGGGCCTGGCAAAGAGCGGAGTGATGGCAGCATCGCTTCTACATAAATTAGGCGCCTTCGTGACGGTCAATGATATGAAGCCATTATCGGAAAACCCAGAGGCTCAAGGTCTTTTGGAACAGGGAATCAAAGTCATCTGTGGCAGCCATCCAATTGAACTGCTGGATGAAGGCTTCGAATTGATCGTGAAAAATCCAGGAATACCTTATCGAAACCCAATCGTAAAAGGGGCGTTGGATAAAGGGATTCCGGTCATCACCGAAGTGGAGCTTGCCTATCAAATCAGTGAGGCCCCTTTCATAGGAATTACGGGCACGAATGGGAAGACGACTACGACAACTTTGATATTCGAAATGTTGAAGGCCGGTGAAAAGTCACCGCTCATCGCGGGGAATATCGGGACAGTCGCATCTGGTGTGGCCGAAAAGGCGACAGCGGATGACTCGATCGTCATTGAATTATCATCGTTCCAGCTGATGGGCATCGAGGAGTTTCGTCCAGAGATAGCGATCTTGACTAATTTGTATGATGCACATCTGGATTATCATAGCTCCAGACACGAATATGCAGAAGCGAAAGCCGCGATTACGAAAAATCAACTAGCTTCGGATTTCCTGATTTATAATGCAGAGCAAGAAGCTGTCAGATTAATGGCGGCAAGGACCGAGGCTCAACTAGTTCCTTTTTCAACGGAAGGCAAACACGAAAAAGGCGCCTACGTTGAAAATGGTGCAGTCTTCTTCCGCGGAGACAGGATCATCGGCATTGCCGACATAGCCCTTCCCGGGAAACACAATTTGGAGAATGTGCTGGCGGCCATTTCGGCAGCCAAATTGAAGGGTGTCGCCAACGAAGCGATTCAAACGGTACTCAAAACATTTTATGGTGTGGAGCATCGTTTGCAGTTCGTAGCTTCGATCGAAAACCGTAAATTCTATAATGATTCGAAGGCAACGAATATCCTTGCTGCTTCCAAAGCACTCACATCCTTTGAAGAGCCTGTTATCCTTTTGGCGGGCGGATTGGATCGCGGTAATGAATTCGATGAGTTAAAACCGGCCATGAAAAATGTCAAGGCCGTGATAACGTTTGGCGAAACGGCAGAAAAAATTGAGCGAATATCCAAAGAAATAGGAATAACGAATATAAAACGTGTCGATAATGTAGAAAAGGCCGTACCGGCTGCATTTGAACTATCGAATGAAGGCGACTGTATTCTTCTCTCCCCAGCTTGTGCAAGCTGGGATCAATATAAAACTTTTGAGCAAAGAGGAGACATGTTTATGGAGGCTGTGCATAAACTTAATTAA
- the sigG gene encoding RNA polymerase sporulation sigma factor SigG, which yields MSRNKVEICGVDTSKLPVLKNEEMRKLFKELQDGDNSAREKLVNGNLRLVLSVIQRFNNRGEYVDDLFQVGCIGLMKSIDNFDLGQNVKFSTYAVPMIIGEIRRYLRDNNPIRVSRSLRDIAYKALQVKEKLISQTLREPTAEEIAKVLEVSHEEIVFALDAIQDPVSLFEPIYNDGGDPIYVLDQLSDEKNKDSTWIDEIAINEGMRRLNDREKMILRKRFFQGKTQMEVAEEIGISQAQVSRLEKAAIKQMNKNIQQ from the coding sequence TTGTCTCGTAATAAGGTTGAAATCTGCGGTGTGGATACATCAAAATTACCGGTTTTGAAGAATGAAGAAATGAGAAAACTCTTTAAAGAACTGCAAGATGGCGATAATTCAGCAAGAGAGAAACTGGTAAACGGGAATCTCCGACTCGTTCTAAGCGTCATTCAGCGCTTTAATAATCGGGGAGAGTATGTTGATGATCTATTTCAGGTAGGCTGTATAGGGTTGATGAAGTCGATAGATAACTTTGACTTAGGTCAAAATGTTAAGTTTTCAACATATGCTGTACCGATGATTATTGGAGAAATCAGAAGATATCTTCGTGACAATAATCCTATTCGGGTTTCCCGTTCTTTAAGAGACATCGCTTATAAAGCTTTGCAGGTTAAAGAAAAGCTAATTAGTCAGACCCTTCGTGAGCCAACAGCTGAAGAAATCGCCAAGGTGTTGGAAGTATCTCATGAAGAAATCGTTTTTGCACTTGATGCGATACAAGATCCTGTTTCACTTTTTGAACCGATTTATAATGATGGCGGGGATCCGATTTATGTACTCGACCAACTGAGTGATGAAAAAAATAAAGATAGTACGTGGATTGATGAAATAGCTATAAATGAAGGCATGAGACGGTTGAATGACCGGGAAAAAATGATCCTTCGCAAACGGTTTTTCCAGGGAAAGACGCAAATGGAGGTAGCCGAAGAAATTGGCATTTCACAGGCGCAGGTTTCCCGGCTTGAAAAAGCGGCAATAAAGCAAATGAATAAAAATATCCAACAGTAG
- the mraY gene encoding phospho-N-acetylmuramoyl-pentapeptide-transferase, with translation MLEQVIFYTILVAFLVTVLLSPIFIPFLRRLKFGQSIREEGPQSHLKKTGTPTMGGLVILLSVTIATLVMTFKFSVPSTETYLLLFVTLGFGLLGFLDDFIKVVMKRNLGLTSKQKLLGQIVISVIFYFVFKQTDRFNPELTIPGTDFSVDFGWFYLFIVIFWLVGFSNAVNLTDGLDGLVSGTSAIAFGAFAILAWSQSQYDVSIFSVAVVGSVLGFLVFNAHPAKVFMGDTGSLALGGAIATIALLTKLEILLVIIGGVFVIETLSVILQVASFKTTGKRIFKMSPLHHHYELSGWSEWRVVVTFWTVGLLCAVLGIYLEVWI, from the coding sequence ATGTTGGAACAAGTAATTTTTTATACGATTTTGGTGGCGTTTTTAGTAACTGTACTTCTTTCGCCGATTTTCATCCCGTTTTTGAGAAGGCTGAAATTCGGGCAGAGCATCAGGGAAGAAGGCCCACAATCGCATTTGAAGAAAACGGGAACGCCTACCATGGGCGGTTTGGTCATATTATTATCGGTAACCATCGCTACGTTGGTGATGACTTTTAAATTTTCGGTACCTTCCACCGAAACCTATTTATTATTATTCGTTACTTTAGGATTTGGATTGCTTGGTTTCCTGGATGATTTCATCAAGGTGGTCATGAAAAGAAACCTAGGCTTGACATCCAAGCAAAAACTGCTTGGACAAATTGTGATTTCGGTCATCTTTTACTTCGTCTTCAAGCAGACAGACCGTTTCAATCCGGAACTGACGATTCCTGGTACTGACTTTTCGGTCGACTTCGGCTGGTTTTATCTATTTATCGTGATTTTCTGGCTGGTTGGTTTTTCGAATGCCGTCAATTTGACGGATGGTCTCGACGGACTTGTCTCAGGAACTTCGGCCATCGCCTTCGGTGCTTTTGCGATTTTGGCATGGAGTCAGTCACAATATGATGTGTCTATATTTTCGGTGGCGGTCGTAGGGTCTGTTCTAGGGTTTTTGGTATTCAATGCACATCCTGCAAAGGTATTCATGGGCGATACAGGGTCGTTGGCTCTGGGAGGAGCAATAGCAACCATCGCCTTGTTGACTAAGCTTGAAATACTATTGGTAATCATTGGAGGAGTATTTGTCATCGAGACGCTCTCTGTCATCCTGCAGGTAGCATCTTTTAAAACGACTGGGAAACGTATTTTTAAAATGAGTCCGCTTCATCACCATTATGAACTATCTGGTTGGTCCGAATGGCGCGTCGTCGTCACTTTCTGGACAGTAGGTTTGCTGTGTGCGGTACTCGGAATCTATTTAGAGGTGTGGATATAA
- a CDS encoding cell division protein FtsQ/DivIB: MEKGKIVSIEDRIPKLKQLRKSKANRRLVLLLSLFFILVACVLYFLSPLSYVQTVQVEGNRYFTSKQIIELSKVKKDRSIWKVDTGKAADNIKKNEEIKSALVTPVFPNSIKITVSEHNRMAYLSNNGKYAPILENGTVLEELATGEIPVFAPVLIGFKEGKALKLLLEELDKLPVEIQNAISEIHYAPTKTDEYHIVMFMNDGFEVSATSRTLFEKMIHYPSIVSQLDPKVKGVIDLEVGSYFKAYKNAEQKEGKNGQN; the protein is encoded by the coding sequence ATGGAAAAGGGGAAAATCGTTTCCATTGAGGACCGCATCCCGAAGTTAAAACAATTAAGAAAAAGCAAAGCAAATAGAAGGCTGGTTCTTTTGCTTTCCCTTTTCTTCATCCTGGTTGCATGCGTGCTATATTTCTTATCCCCGTTAAGCTATGTGCAAACCGTGCAGGTGGAAGGGAATCGGTATTTCACCTCCAAGCAAATCATTGAATTGAGTAAGGTGAAGAAGGATCGCAGCATTTGGAAGGTAGATACAGGGAAAGCGGCAGACAATATTAAAAAGAACGAGGAAATAAAAAGCGCCCTGGTCACACCTGTCTTTCCTAATTCGATTAAAATTACGGTTTCCGAACATAACAGAATGGCTTATCTGTCCAATAATGGGAAGTATGCCCCCATTTTGGAGAACGGGACCGTTCTGGAGGAATTGGCAACAGGAGAAATTCCAGTATTTGCCCCGGTTTTAATCGGTTTCAAAGAGGGTAAAGCATTAAAGTTGCTTTTAGAAGAGTTGGATAAGCTACCCGTCGAGATTCAGAATGCCATTTCGGAAATCCATTACGCCCCAACAAAAACCGATGAATACCATATCGTCATGTTCATGAACGATGGGTTTGAAGTGAGCGCGACAAGCCGGACTTTATTCGAGAAGATGATTCACTATCCATCAATCGTCAGTCAGTTGGATCCAAAGGTAAAGGGAGTCATCGATTTGGAAGTGGGATCTTATTTTAAAGCATATAAAAATGCGGAACAAAAGGAAGGCAAGAATGGGCAAAATTGA
- the ftsA gene encoding cell division protein FtsA, whose product MNSNEIYVSLDIGTSSVKVIIGEMVNDTLNIIGVGNVKSEGLKKGSIVGIDETVQSIQKAVEQAERMIGMEIKNVIVGISANHVTLQPCHGVVAVSSDNKEITEHDVFRVREAAELITIPSDREIIDVVPIHYKVDELDEISDPRGMIGVRLEMRGILITGLRTILHNTLRCVERAGLEITDIALQPLAAGSLVLSKDEKELGVALVDIGGGSTTLAIFEQGYLQYTSVIPIGGETLTKDLSIVLRTTMEEAEKIKVKHGHAFYDDASEDEVFQIPIIGSDQQQPCNQLMLSDIIEARLTEIFELIQDDLRRLGFQDIPGGFVLTGGVVKMPGVLELAQYVFQNRVRTAEPNYIGVREPQYTTAVGLIKHACKKERMQKNTAKKTPVAAGQTQEENDQRSQKVSQKNKENIPVKKQGEKGESKFKKILGYFFE is encoded by the coding sequence ATGAACAGCAATGAAATTTACGTAAGTCTTGACATCGGTACATCCAGTGTAAAAGTTATCATTGGGGAAATGGTCAATGACACATTAAACATAATCGGCGTGGGAAATGTTAAATCAGAGGGGCTTAAAAAGGGCTCGATCGTCGGTATAGATGAAACCGTCCAATCCATCCAAAAGGCGGTTGAACAAGCAGAGCGAATGATAGGGATGGAGATCAAAAACGTTATTGTCGGAATAAGTGCGAATCACGTGACGCTACAGCCCTGTCACGGGGTGGTTGCCGTATCCAGTGACAATAAAGAAATTACGGAGCATGACGTTTTCCGTGTCAGGGAAGCAGCGGAGTTAATTACGATCCCTTCCGACAGGGAAATTATCGACGTGGTGCCAATCCATTACAAAGTTGATGAACTTGATGAAATCAGTGATCCAAGAGGCATGATTGGCGTTCGCTTGGAAATGAGAGGGATCTTAATCACAGGTCTTAGGACAATCTTACATAATACGTTGCGGTGTGTGGAAAGGGCAGGGTTAGAAATAACCGATATCGCCCTTCAGCCATTAGCTGCAGGTTCCCTTGTTTTATCCAAGGATGAAAAAGAACTTGGTGTGGCACTTGTCGATATTGGCGGAGGTTCCACTACGCTGGCAATATTCGAACAAGGCTATTTACAATATACGTCTGTAATACCTATAGGCGGGGAAACACTTACGAAAGATCTTTCCATCGTTCTAAGAACAACCATGGAGGAAGCTGAGAAAATAAAAGTAAAGCATGGCCATGCCTTTTATGATGATGCGTCTGAAGATGAAGTATTCCAAATACCGATCATCGGCAGCGACCAGCAGCAGCCATGCAATCAGTTAATGCTTTCGGACATCATTGAAGCGAGATTGACCGAAATTTTCGAGTTGATTCAAGATGATTTGAGGAGACTTGGTTTTCAGGATATTCCAGGTGGCTTCGTGTTGACCGGCGGCGTTGTCAAAATGCCGGGAGTCCTTGAGCTCGCCCAATATGTGTTCCAAAACCGTGTAAGGACGGCTGAACCGAACTACATCGGTGTCAGGGAACCCCAATATACGACTGCTGTTGGTCTGATTAAACACGCATGCAAGAAAGAAAGAATGCAAAAAAACACCGCTAAAAAAACGCCTGTAGCAGCTGGACAAACACAAGAAGAAAACGATCAGCGCAGCCAAAAGGTTTCTCAGAAAAACAAAGAGAACATACCGGTTAAAAAACAAGGTGAAAAAGGTGAATCTAAATTCAAAAAAATCCTGGGTTACTTTTTTGAATAA
- a CDS encoding YlmC/YmxH family sporulation protein, translating to MTRISEFQIKDIVNIADGKKLGNMSDLEIDTATGKIEAIVVSNGTRLMGFFGKEQDIVIPWRKIKKIGADVILVEHQTVFQAELKDERF from the coding sequence ATGACGAGGATTTCCGAATTTCAAATCAAGGATATCGTCAATATAGCGGATGGGAAGAAACTAGGCAACATGTCAGATCTTGAAATCGATACGGCCACAGGGAAAATTGAGGCGATTGTCGTTTCGAATGGCACTAGGTTAATGGGTTTCTTCGGTAAGGAGCAGGATATTGTCATTCCATGGCGCAAAATAAAAAAAATCGGTGCAGATGTCATTCTCGTTGAACATCAGACGGTATTTCAAGCAGAACTGAAAGATGAACGGTTTTAA
- the spoVE gene encoding stage V sporulation protein E, which produces MSVPFKKSNPDLILIIVTLSLLTVGLIMVYSASAIWATYKFEDSFYFAKRQLLFACVGVIAMFFIMNVDYWTWRTWAKILIIICFIMLLAVLVPGIGMARNGSRSWIGVGAFSVQPSEFMKLAMIAFLAKFLSERQKLITSFKKGMLPSLGLVFLAFGLIMLQPDLGTGTVMVGTCIVMIFISGARISHFVGLGLIGVVGFIGLILSAPYRIKRITSFLDPWEDPLGSGFQMIQSFYAIGPGGLFGLGLGQSRQKFFYLPEPQTDFIFAILSEELGFIGGSLVILLFALMLWRGIRIALGAPDLYGSLVAVGIIAMVAIQVMINIGVVTGLMPVTGITLPLLSYGGSSLTLMLMAIGVLLNISRYSRF; this is translated from the coding sequence ATGTCCGTGCCATTTAAAAAATCGAATCCTGATCTCATTCTCATTATCGTCACCTTAAGTCTTCTGACCGTCGGCTTAATCATGGTTTACAGTGCAAGTGCCATTTGGGCAACATATAAATTTGAAGACTCCTTTTACTTTGCGAAACGACAGTTGCTATTTGCCTGCGTAGGGGTCATCGCCATGTTTTTCATCATGAACGTGGATTACTGGACATGGAGGACATGGGCCAAGATCCTGATCATCATTTGTTTCATCATGCTGCTTGCTGTATTGGTGCCAGGAATAGGGATGGCAAGAAATGGATCTAGAAGCTGGATCGGCGTAGGGGCTTTTTCGGTTCAACCTTCTGAGTTCATGAAGCTGGCGATGATCGCATTTTTGGCCAAGTTTTTATCCGAACGGCAAAAGCTCATCACTTCCTTTAAAAAAGGAATGCTTCCATCCTTGGGTTTGGTATTCTTGGCATTTGGATTGATCATGCTACAGCCCGACCTTGGAACGGGAACGGTCATGGTGGGAACGTGCATCGTCATGATTTTTATTTCCGGTGCAAGGATCAGCCATTTTGTAGGCTTGGGGTTGATCGGTGTGGTAGGCTTCATCGGTTTGATTTTGTCAGCTCCATACAGAATTAAGCGGATTACATCATTTTTGGATCCATGGGAAGATCCTTTGGGCAGCGGCTTTCAAATGATCCAGTCATTTTATGCAATCGGTCCGGGGGGGCTGTTCGGTCTTGGCCTCGGGCAAAGCCGCCAAAAATTTTTCTACTTGCCAGAACCACAGACAGATTTCATTTTTGCGATACTTTCCGAGGAACTGGGTTTCATCGGCGGCTCTCTCGTCATTTTGTTGTTTGCCCTTATGCTTTGGCGGGGTATCAGGATAGCCCTGGGGGCACCAGATTTATACGGAAGCCTTGTGGCGGTAGGCATCATTGCCATGGTTGCCATCCAGGTCATGATCAATATAGGCGTCGTGACGGGCTTGATGCCAGTTACGGGTATCACCCTGCCCCTATTAAGCTATGGTGGTTCATCGCTGACACTCATGTTGATGGCGATTGGTGTACTATTGAATATTAGCCGATACTCCAGGTTTTAG